A stretch of DNA from Bacillus sp. SM2101:
TGGCGGTGATGGAACGACTCTACACTTACAATCTTTGTCCTTATCATACATAACTTTCACCTCCATTCGCTTTAGCTAGTTATATTTATATTTATGACTGTTTTTCTTTTTTGCTTGGACTAACTACAACAGCTTGCCAAAAAAATGTAGACATTCATATACGATAGCCAACATTTTACATCAAAACTATTAAATTAACTCTTTCCTATATGGTCTTTTCAAAAACTATGTGCCAATGTTTCAAAATTTATATGTTTAACATCGCTTTACAAAAGACAGAATGCCACGAACTCTTAAGACAAAAAAAACTATAATCTCTCGTATAAAACAATGTATTAAAGCATCATTTATTTCTGAGTTTGACGATTCATTGTTTCGTTACGATAAGCTCCATCGATCCATAAAACCTTTTTGAAGCAGAGTACTCCATACATACAAAACCGCTTATTTCTAGAGCTTTTAACAATGACGTATATGAAAAATAATTTACATGTTCGCAAACTCTCCACATGGCATCTTTATCCTTCATAATTGCTGTATAGCCACTTTCAAAATTGGGTGTTGAAATCCATAGTATTCCATCTTTTTTCAACAGAGTGCGGACTTTCTTTAACACCTTCAATGGCTCAGGTGTGTGCTCGATAATATCTCCTAAGATGATCACATCGTATAATTCGTTAGTTTCATAATGCATAATATCAGTTTTAACGATAGGTATTTCTAACGTATCACTAACATGTTTCGCATATACAGGACGTATTTCTACTCCAGTAATGCTATAGAGAAACTCTTTAGCGACAGCAGCCATTTCGCCAGCCCCTGTTCCTATATCTAACAACTTGCTCCCTTTTGAAAAACGCTTTATGTTACTAAAGATATCTCCTATAATAGGTAAAGTTTCAACCCTTTGTTGGAAATACAATTCTGGAGATGAATTTGTTAAAATCTTGTTAAGCTCGATTGGATAATTATGAGCAAAGATATGGTTACAAGATCTACACTGCATCCATATCCTCACTGGATTAAACCCTTGCACAAAATCTACATTTGTCAGGGAGTTATAACATGAATGCAGTTCACCTTGTAACGAACATAATGGACAAGCTGTTACCTTATGTTCTGATTCTTTGAAAGAAAGATAGTTGAAATGATACATAGGATGAGTTTCTGGTATTAGCTTATTAGCTAACAAGGGGTCTTGAAGAAAAGCATTCGTGTGAAATTGTGACGATTCCTTCACCCATTTTTTTCTATTATAAATTTCACCTAAACGAAAGGAAACTATGGGTGAAAGCTCTTTATGCGCTTTATCGTACAATAGTAAATATTTTTCTTCGGCGTCTTGGTCTTGATTATTTTTTAATAATTGCTCTGCCTCAGTAAAGACATCTTCGTAACTATTATTCAACACAACCCCTACTTTCTTTTCATTTGTCAGTACCTACTTCCTAATGAGGAATTGTACATACTGAGTAATAAAGAAATCAACCATCGTTCCTTAGCTCCTACTATGAAGAAAGCTAGACATTCATGACTAATAATAAAAGTTCACAATCCCAATGAAAAAATTGTAATCATTAGTCCAAAAAAATTTCCAAAATAATGATTTTTTATAAACTCTTCAATCAGTCACTTCTTCATACTGATATATACACCTGATCGTAACTATAATGCGATTCCTCGCATCAAGTATTAAACTTGTTCAAATTATTGTATGTGCATGGAAGAAAAAAGTGTTTACTCGATAGTATGAAAGGTTTTAGGCTTATCTTTTTAGCTCGAGTCTTTCAGTAAGAGTCGGATAAATCGATAAGCTATACACCTTTATACCAGTCATAATAAAACTTCGATAAACTTTGTACAGTTCTCAATAAAATGCACACTTAACCCACACATGAATTACACATGAAATTCATATTGAAATGTTTTAATACACTTGTAAGAAAAATTTTCAAAAGGAGAGAATACTAATATGAAATTTTTATCTTTAGCAGTTGCAGGTGGTCTATTAACTACAGGATTAGGAGCTTCAGGAGTCTATTTAACTGAAGACGAAAACTTAACAACAGAAGAAAAATTATTACAATATGGTACTGAGTTCGAAGGGGGAACCCAAATAGCTATTAAAGATATTCCTCAAGATCTATGGAATGAAATAGAGGCTACTAATTCTATAGATGAGCATAACTATCAACTTTTAGAAGTTTATGAAGACGACAAAACCGGACTCCACTTTGTACAAGACCCTGAAACAAAAGAATACTTGCACAAGTTAAAAACACTTAAAACAGATATCAATACAGGTGAAATCTTTGACGCTGAGACAGACGAATTATTAACAAAGCCATCAGAAATTGTTGAACGATTGTGGGTTGAGGTTGAAGGAGGGATGCAAATGTCAAAAGATGATGTTCCAGAAAAACTCATGAATCTTTTAAATGATGAATTAGGCCCTATTGAAGAAGAATATAAACTGATCCAAGTTGATCCAGAAACAGGAGAGCCTATTGAAGAAAAATAAAGTAACCAAATTGATTTAATATACAAATGTCCATAGGAGCAATGAACCGAGATTTCTCCTATGGATATTATAATTAGAAATGCTACTTATACCAACTAAACCACAATACATATTTGGTTATACTGGAATATTAATCGTAAATAATACGCCATTCTTCACATTTTTTAATTCATATTGTACATGGATAATATTAAAAACTCGTTTTACAAGATACAATCCAATACCTGTACCACCAGAATTACGATTCCTTGACTTTTCCAATCTATTAAATGGCTCAAAGATTGTTTTTAAGTGGTCTTCTTCAATGAACACACCTGAATTAAATACAGCTACGTTAATATTTGTACCTTCCTTCTGACAAGAAATTTGAATTTCTGCTTCATTAGGAGAATACATCATCGCATTATGAATAACATTTCTTAGCCCTTTTTCTAAAAGGTTTTTATCCGTTTGAACGATTATATCAGGATCAATTTCTAGACTTACATTTAATTTTTTGTCAGATGAAAAATAGGAAAAAGAATAAACAATATCCTGTAAAGTTCTAGATATATTCACGTCAGTTAAAGATGGATTAAACCCTTCATTTTCGATTTTAGAAAGATTCAAAATTTCTTTAACAAGACCCTCAAGGTCCCCCATCACGTTCAAGCTTCGTTTCAAGTAACTATCGCGATCTTTATATATTCCTATACGATGAAGCATCCCTTCTAGTTGACCTTTTACGATCGTGATCGGGGTTTTTAATTCATGTGAAATTGCCGCAAATAGATCTTTTCTTTCTGCTTCAATACTTTTTACATGTTCGATGTCTTTTGTTAATAATTCATTTGCAATATGAAGATCATCTATTGTCCTTTGTAACCTAGATGACATATTATTTAAGGTTTCTGCTAGTTCACCAATTTCATCCTCTGCTTTATACTCACTTTTAGTTGAGAAATCTAATTTCGCCATTTTTTTCCCTACTGAGTTAAGTTCTAGTAAAGGCTTGGATAAAATTCTTGCATAAAACATAGCTCCTAAAATCGAAATGAGAAAAATGACAATGATTACATAAGGAAAAAACCTTAATATAGCACTTTGAGCTTCATCAACAGGCTGCAAGGTTTGAGAAATTTTAATAATATAATCTCTTTCTTTCAAAGAAATTGACTTCTCTAATTCATTTGTTTCTAATAATTTTTGGCTAAGATAATCTTTTGGAGCTGTAACCAAACCATATTCGCTTTTCGTATCTATTAAGTATACCATTGCATTATTTTCATCCTGATATTGTTGTGAGGCTTCAAAGAACTCTGGTAAAGTCTTACCTTCAGTCTCTTTAATTAAATCAGACATTGCAATTTCTAATCGATTCAATTTATAATCCTTATAATATCCTGGAAGGAAAAAATAAATTGAAAAGTAAATCATTAAAGAAGCACTTAATAGTAATAGCGTTGTTATAACAAAGATTTTGAAAACGATACCTCTATGTTTCATTTGACTAAAAAATTTACTCATTTATCTTATATCCTAATCCAACGACTGTTTTAATGTAGTCACCGTTTATTTTTTTTCGCAGATTCTTAATATGAGTATCAATGACTCTTGTATCTGCATAAAAATCATATCCCCATAGTTTATCAATCATCATTTCTCTTGTAATTACCTTTCCTTTATTTTCCATTAACAGCTGAAGCAATTCAAATTCCTTCTTCGTGAGGTTCACCAAACCGTTTTCTTCATAAGCTTGGAAGGATTGTAAATCAAGAATTAAGTTTTCATATGTAAGCTGTGTGCTTGTTTTAACCTTTGGTCGTTTATTTCTTCTAAGTATGGCTTCTACTCTCTTAATAAGAATGTTAAAAGAAAAGGGTTTTGTAATATAATCGTCAATACCTAACTCAAAACCTTTAATTTGCTCAACATCGTCTTCTAACGCAGTAAGCATAATTATCGGAACTTCAGACTGTTGTCTTATA
This window harbors:
- a CDS encoding response regulator transcription factor, translating into MIMPTILVVEDDNDIRELISEFLLSQQYHVKLASDGLEGFTMFQQYEDIDLIIMDIMMPNMDGFQFCQLIRQQSEVPIIMLTALEDDVEQIKGFELGIDDYITKPFSFNILIKRVEAILRRNKRPKVKTSTQLTYENLILDLQSFQAYEENGLVNLTKKEFELLQLLMENKGKVITREMMIDKLWGYDFYADTRVIDTHIKNLRKKINGDYIKTVVGLGYKINE
- a CDS encoding class I SAM-dependent methyltransferase, giving the protein MNNSYEDVFTEAEQLLKNNQDQDAEEKYLLLYDKAHKELSPIVSFRLGEIYNRKKWVKESSQFHTNAFLQDPLLANKLIPETHPMYHFNYLSFKESEHKVTACPLCSLQGELHSCYNSLTNVDFVQGFNPVRIWMQCRSCNHIFAHNYPIELNKILTNSSPELYFQQRVETLPIIGDIFSNIKRFSKGSKLLDIGTGAGEMAAVAKEFLYSITGVEIRPVYAKHVSDTLEIPIVKTDIMHYETNELYDVIILGDIIEHTPEPLKVLKKVRTLLKKDGILWISTPNFESGYTAIMKDKDAMWRVCEHVNYFSYTSLLKALEISGFVCMEYSASKRFYGSMELIVTKQ
- a CDS encoding HAMP domain-containing sensor histidine kinase, whose translation is MSKFFSQMKHRGIVFKIFVITTLLLLSASLMIYFSIYFFLPGYYKDYKLNRLEIAMSDLIKETEGKTLPEFFEASQQYQDENNAMVYLIDTKSEYGLVTAPKDYLSQKLLETNELEKSISLKERDYIIKISQTLQPVDEAQSAILRFFPYVIIVIFLISILGAMFYARILSKPLLELNSVGKKMAKLDFSTKSEYKAEDEIGELAETLNNMSSRLQRTIDDLHIANELLTKDIEHVKSIEAERKDLFAAISHELKTPITIVKGQLEGMLHRIGIYKDRDSYLKRSLNVMGDLEGLVKEILNLSKIENEGFNPSLTDVNISRTLQDIVYSFSYFSSDKKLNVSLEIDPDIIVQTDKNLLEKGLRNVIHNAMMYSPNEAEIQISCQKEGTNINVAVFNSGVFIEEDHLKTIFEPFNRLEKSRNRNSGGTGIGLYLVKRVFNIIHVQYELKNVKNGVLFTINIPV